Sequence from the Bacteroidota bacterium genome:
CGGATGCGATGAAGCAGGACGCGGGTGCCTCGCCGGACCTGTTGTTGCGGCCAGCGTGATCCTTCCCCGGGAATTTGACCACCCCAGGCTGAATGACTCCAAACTCCTG
This genomic interval carries:
- a CDS encoding ribonuclease HII, whose translation is MLLPFFQENGLEAGCDEAGRGCLAGPVVAASVILPREFDHPRLNDSKLL